In the Besnoitia besnoiti strain Bb-Ger1 chromosome IX, whole genome shotgun sequence genome, GTCGGTGCAGCCTCGGACCTGCCTTTTTTGAAACCGTTGTCGGCGCTTCTCCTACGGTAGTGTCCGCTTGCGCTCTGGTCGAGCGATCAATAGACGTCCAGGTACGAGAAGTTGAACAGCAGAATAGGTAGTCGAAAACTCCAGTAGATCGCTACTAGCAATACTCCTAAATTGATACTGCGTGGCCACCTGAGGtatttttctctctcttcgcctctggcAGTAAAGGCCTCTTTCGAAGCCCCTTAGTAATCTAGCAAAACAGTGATTACATGTGCGTGACTGCCTACGGTGTCGCGCCACTCGTTTGGTCCTGCCTGTGTTACGATACGCCCCCCTGCGTcactctctcttcctctcctccgggcgcctgcggccatTGATTTCCCGATTGCCAATACAGCGGTAGTGCAGCATCCACAATCAAGTGGCGTTTGATACGGCGGTTCCAAACTACAACGTTCATCAAACAAGAAAATGTTCTCAAGTGATGGGTATGCCCAATCACAGCAGCCACCCCCGTCGGGGAGTTGATCCCCTTGGCAAGATCGAGGACGTTACACATTAAAGATGGCACCCTGGCCTTTGCTCTCAACCCAGATCGAGCAATGTACGCTCAAATccaaagaagacgaaaaccCAATGTGACATTCACCGCGGGGCTTAGAAGACCGCCTTCGTGGGGCCACCCTTTATCGAGAGTGACGCAAACTATTAGGTAGAAAGCCATTCAAAATGTGGAAACGTTATCTGTGACGGTGCACAATGGATAGCCATATGGCCCACGTCACAGCGTTCGCCTGTAGCGTTACAGTCACCCCTCCCAAGCAGACGACATGTCGACCGCGTCACAGATCGCGGGTCGAAACAGTAATTTGCATGAGGCAGCTCCCATCGCATATTGGCTAcaagagacgcgcagcagccatAATTTGCGCTGCATCAAACGCAGCCTTTTCAGGAGATGTATGGCACTTCCGCACCAGGATAATTAGATGTAGGATGAAGGCGTCTTTGGGACAGCACCTGTCAGTCCCGCTCatccctgccgccgctgagTTTCGAGAATTCGGCCCCCGATCCTTGCGGCGCTTCAGAAACATTAAGCTCGTCTCATTCTCGTCCAGAGAAGATCTACGACTGCCGTTGTGCTCTTTCAAACGGAATTCCATGGGTGCAGCCGGAACTGAATATTGATTTGCGGCCATGGCACCCTTGGTCACACGGTCCACTGCGCGGCACATACTCAAGTGGACGGTGCCGTTTCCTGTCCAATTCAGACAGGTTGAGCAGTCGCAGGTCTCCGGACGCTTCACAGGGAGGACACTGAATCCGTTCGGTACAACTGCCGACACGGACAccgtccgcgcgcctgcgctggccGCTCACGATCCCTCAGCTGCTGTTCAAAAGTTTTTCACCCCGATCTTGGGCCACACTCAGTCCAAAGCTCCGCTGCTCAAAATTCCCGAAGTTtcgcacgcggaggcagacccGCGTAGCCTACGAAGTCAGAGTAATCCGGGCCTGTCGCCTGGTAGCCTGGGTAccgagaggcagcgcgcggtTCCCCGCGGAACTCGCCTTTAGCCGCATTCGGGCGACTCCTCGCTGACCGGTAGTCCTCGGAGTACTGGCTAGCCCCCCTTTGGGGGTCGCCCCGCCGTTCAGGCGCATAAGCACACTGCGGATTCGATGCATCTGCGCAAGATGAACTGCTGGGCATCTGGTCGGGCATCGCGCTGGCGCGAAGCAACTCCGGTGGCGGTCTTTCATGAGGGGGCCGCGAAGCAAGAGCATGAACGTACTCTTGACGGTGCGTTGGACTCAAATGAATGGCCATGGGGTGAGCTGTAGAAACACAGAATCAAACAACATGAGACCGACAAATTCACACAGACTCCGTTCCTCAGTCGTCGCCTCACGTCCACCCGTCTTCTGGCAGGAGATGTGCCGCGACCGCTGCCGTTGACCGTCATCACGACCCACAATCGTTTCAAACAAGGTCGCGCTGGAGGGGACCAGCTCCCAACCGAACTCGTCTCGTCTGTGTCTCAGAGCGTACTTCACCCGTCCATCCTTACCAAACAGGAAGTCGTCACGCCCGTGGATCATCCGCGGGTAGATGTCTTTCCCGTAACACCAGTGGCCCTGCGCCATGAGCTTAGCGGCCCGACGTCTCGGCGACCTGTCACAGAAATCACAGAAAGCCCGCTCGCAGGTTTTCTGCAGACACAACCTACCCTTTATGGCAAAGAGTTTTGAGTCTGGACGTGCTACATGACGACCTCGCAGGGGTCTCTCCCGATCAGAGTCCACTCCGTCTAGATGTGAAgcctcgctgcagaggacaGACTTTTGATGACCCCACGGCAACTACCGCTGCAGTCGCGGATCTCTAGAAAGTCACCACCAGACTGCGTGTGAGACCAACTGCTGGAAGTGTCACTCACTGGTATTCAGATCGAGACTCCGTTGTCCACGATTCCGCGCCCGTGTCGTCGTGCCCGAGAATTCCGTATTTGGACAAATGCACCGGGCGCCTCGACCAGTCTTCGTAGTCGTAGCTCTGTCGATAATTCGTTTCGTACTTGGAACCTTGAGGCACATCCGGGTGCAGGGGGTGCAGAATGCGCTCGGACGTCAACCTCTGGTCATTCCGGTCGTCCAGCCTATCGTTTCGCCTGTAACGAAGCAGACGCAAGCGGCACAACAAGGGTGCACTGACAGGTCTTCACTTTTCTTCCGCCCGCCTGATGCCCGGAGCTGATGCAGCGAATCCAATCACGCAGATGTCGCTGTGACCCCCTCGGCGCGGCACTTCAACCCCCCGCGACACACCCAGTCACGTGTGGCGCGGAGAGGATATCTGGGCACCACAGCCACATGTAAAACGGAGAAACATACTCGACGGACCAGCAATGAAGTGGAATGCAGCAAGAAGCAGATAGGGAAGAAACGGAAACACACGCCGGTCGTGGGCAAAGAATGCGTTCGGTGCTGCCATCGCGTATGCCCGCGTCCGAAAGAAGCAGTCACGCTACCCAGAGCCACCGCGAGGAATTCCAAAGAAATACGGCGAAACTTCCGTTCGTCGGGAAACGCAGAACCGACACTGGGGGCAGGCAACTTGTTCATGTTCTGTGGACGGCACCTTTGCGCAGGACTTAGCATTTCTTGGCCATCTGCCGAGGCTACCTCTGAACGCTCCTCCCTCTAATcaagagggagaaaaggcCACAGCCAACAGAATCTGTCCCTACCAGTTGTCGACAAGGACGTTACAGTTGTAAGTTTTTTTCCCGCCTCTCAGCGAGTTGCTACCGTGCAAGGAAAGGTAGGGCGGAACTTTCTGCTTCCAGGGCTCCATGTttcccgtcgccgcgcgttcCAGTGTCAATAATCGCGCGTGCAGCGTCGTCTGCCCCAGTCAAATGAAGGATAAGACTCGAATGACAGGGAAAAATtaagagagagaggacgcccCTGTCCTCTTGGGTGAAATGCAACTAGATCCCTCTCAAAACGCGGTTGCTAGCCAGgtgccgctgtcgccctgAGCCAGGCGCATCCAGCGAACGCGAAGTTCAACTCCCCGAAAAAACGGAGTTTCCCAGCACGAATGGCCCTGAAGACAGCTACTAAAAATAACGGCGAATGCAGAACGGGCAGAGAGCAAAAAAGCGAACGGAGTTTGACAGGCGGGAGGCTGGCGCAGCAGATACGggcggggcgaggaggcagccacCGGGCTCGCGCTCAGCCAGCAGTATGATAGCAAAAGACAACTTAGCGGCTTCAAACAGTTCacgagaaaagaagagcgTTTCTCAGGCATAGACGGACTTCGAAGATCCTCAAAATGCGGGTCCTGCACATTTGAAAGGCAACAAGAGCAAGCATCTTCCAAGCGCATGAGTCAACGCAAGCGCCACGGGCTCCTCCACTCGCTCCCGCTGAAGACAGCCCGCCACACGACCATACAGAGCGCAGACACAGTCTCGAGCCGGGAGAGGGCGGCAAAAACCTTGCGCTGCTGCCAGGCGAGGGCTACGAAAACAGCGAAAGATCGCTCGAAGCGCGGAATCCCGGCATTTCAGCGTGCAGAGACACACCCCCTGCAGACGAAAACGCCTTTCTAGACTAGGCGCGCGCAAAAAACGCGAGATACACTTCCTCGCTTTTCTGGCAGGCGACCCCCGCGGGATTCGGCGTCGGCACGAACTCGTTCGCGATTTCCGAAGCACCAGAAGAGCCACAGCGAGGACGTTATTGCGTACAACGGCCACCCTGCCCGGAAGCTAAGATCACGCCTTCCATCGAGACATACACTGGACTCGAGAACAAAACTGAAGATTGCTCAACTTGTTCGCTCTTGTCCATGCGCGTTGGTTGCTGTGTAACTCACGAGCGTACGCTTCACGCAGAGGGGTTCAGACGGCCTCACTATAGTCATATGCGAATCTCGTCTGCGTTTTCGACGTAGCTCCACAGCAATCCATTGCGAAGCCCAGGAAAACGTGACGATGTACCGTACAACCCTGTTACTTATAGCGACGACCCCTGCCTCACATCCATCCGAGCGCCCTCTGCGACGTCTCTTTGAAGAAGAGGGTGAAGCCAAGATCGGTTTCCAGCCGCATTCTCCTCTGAAGGATTCAGAATGCACTATATCCTGGGAAttctttcttcgcgccggGTTGTACCGCCACGCAGGTGCTGAGGCGACGCGTAAAAGTCTCTGCGCGCACTGTGATATCGCGTGTCATTCCATGAGGAAAGCTTTCCAGCGAGTACACAGAAAGCGTTCGTCTCTCCACAGCCTCAAAAGCAGCGTCTCAGCGATGGAAGGGAACCGGGCGGGCTCGAAGATCCGACAGAGAAAGCGACTAAACCCTGCTTTGCACTTGAGCGCAGAGCTCTTCGCCCGCGACCAGAGCTTCCCACTTTCTGGCGTATCCGTACCGTCACATGTGAGCTTTTTTATGTGTTCCTTTCAGCTAATGGCAGTCTTTGCACGCGCATAGCGGCTTGGTTCACCGTTCCCAGCTACTGTTgtcaggcgcgcctcgcacgccCTCGTGAGCAACGGTTTCCCTCCCCGTTTCCTCGCATCTGAGACGTGAACGATTCCCGCGATGCATTCCCCGCTAGATTCAGATCCCAGCTACTGTCGCTAGCCTGCGTTCTCAGGCGAAGCGGTCAAATCATGACGAGGTAGCGAAAAACTGTAGGCCTTTCGCGAGTGAGAAGCGCCACGCGCTTCACTGTAGAATTGGGctgagacgccgcgccgcgccctctccgctgGCGGGCGTATTGGCAGTTTCGTGCATTGCACTGAGCGTGAGACGCGTTTTTGTTGAGTCGTGAGTGCATTTGCTACGAGACTGTTGTAACGCATGACTGTAGGAGTGGACTTCAGAACTGCCTTTGCGAAATCGCGACCCTGCTCAGCGACGGGCCGCTCCACGGCGAAGCCCCGGAACGAAACCCCTtgcgggcgcgtctcgccgccctgcgtcgactcgcgccgctgccccgAGCGTCTCCCAGCCCGAGGCATGGCGAGATGGCACAGAAGTCGAGACAGCACATACGGAAGGGCACATACAACTATTTGTATATCGACGGATGGGACTGCGTATGCGCTGACGGAATGAACACACAGTGGATAGAGATCTACCACGTGCCTCTGCTTGCCGAGACGTCGGAGGCGGTCACACGGAAGTCGGGAACGGATTGAAAATAGAATGCCAGCTGCTAATCAACACGCAGACcgagcgacagacgccgcgtCACGCCCCCTTTCCGCGGactgcgcgacgccctcgAACGCAGACAAAACTCACACCCCCCAGTCGCACAGAAGAAGCGGCTGGAATGGAGGCCTTTTTCCTTCTCAGCAGTTCAGTCCGGAGAGGCCGGGACGCCGACTCCGCCGCCAGACTCAGAGCGGGTCCGGTCcactcgcggcggcagcgcaggggGTTCGACGCGAAAAGAGAGGGCACAGGCGGGTACgcaccgcggcggagaatgaaagagagaagaaagagacgagaTGCCGGCTCAGTCGGGAAAAGAGGCCAGAGATacgagcggagacgccagaCATCGGCCTGGCAACGCAACTCGAATCCGCGCGGGGGAATCTCAGTGGACGtgcagcttctcgcgcgcgtctgaaACGCACAGTGCGCTCCACGATAGAGAAAAGAGAATCCAGAGAGCGGAAACGAGCAAGAACCAGAGGCGGAATGCAACGCGGAGCGAAACACACCCGCAGTCTCTTCGTTGCCAGACAAGCATCAGGGGGCCCAGCCCCGAGAGCCTAGGCCAGGTAGTTGTAGATGCGCCTGAACAGACACCGCAGCACGCCAAGACGCAGACTCGAGTCACCGCGTGATTCTTCTTCAAAAAAAGAGACATCTCTTCTCTACTGCGCACTACGTCTTCAGCACCTGACCCGCTGCACTGCAGGCGCCTTCCGTACAGACGCGCACGCTTTCTAGTCCCAACAACACAACGTacccctaaaccctaaagcGAAATCGCATCTGTTATGCACCATAGACGCTGAtaaagagagacagacacgcggcCTGCATGCCATCAGAGACAACTCACTGTCTCGAAGCAACGGGTATTTCCTGAGTCCGCACGAAACTCCTCCGTGTCGAAATGTGGAAGCGGGCGGCGACCTGTCTAGACAGACATTTaccttccgcctctctccccctcgcgcccgtctccgcttccctTCGCAAACTTCTCTCCCCAGTGATGCGTCACGTTACGGCTCGCCGCGAAACACGCATGCACCCATGCCACACTTTCCCCTTTAGACACGACTCTATTTCGGGAACCTTCTAATCAAATGTATGAATATTTATTTACacatttatgtatatatttatatatatatagacatatgTGGATTTAGAGAAAAAGGCGGACGATCTTGGGTCGCGTGTGGGGGGCGGCGTACcggtcggcggcgtctctgtcgAGAAATTCGCGTTCGATGAGTTTTTCGATTCTCTGTTTGATAAGAGCCGGAGAGGGCCTGAACCTCTGCGCCAAGTGCCGCGTGACTTCTACCAGCAAGTCGTTGTGTgacaggcgccgacgcgttTTCATCACGCGCACAATCGCCGCCTCAACTCTGCGCACGAAAACACGCGAGAATGTACCGAAATCCGCGACAAACAGATCTATAAATCTAGGTATGAACTCGTTACACATACAGCCCGTGGCGGATGCGCCCGGCACGGGAGGCCTGAGGCTGAGAGACGGCAGACTGCACGCGTGTGCACACCATGcaatatatgtgtataccTGTATCTACATCTACATTAATCTTTATCATATCTATCCAATGACACATCGATGTGCGCATGCAATTCTCACAGGTAATTCCGGTCTTGCTCGACGCTGGAGGGGACATCTGCGCCCGCCTGTGTCTCCAACTGCGGAGTGCTCCAGTCCccagcctcgcccgcggcagccgttAGGGCGATCAGCGGCACTCGGACGCGGCGAAGCTTGTTCATATACGGCAGGTTGACCTGCAAAAGAAACCAAAAATCCAAAAACAATCACGACAAAAAATGCACACATCCCCCCCAGGTGCGCTCCGCTTTTCTTTGACATATGTGTTCAGCCCCAGCGTGAGCAAACacacgtatacatacatatacatgtgtacatacatatacatgtatacgtatatgtgtcgatgtatatatttgtggACGGGATTTGTATTCCTTGTATTCGCATGTCAGGTGAACCGATAGCTACCCAAAGAAAAAACGCTTTTTAATGATAGTAAAGTTTTAGAAATTGCTAGCGACTGCCCAAATAGAAGGCCCAACCAGATGCCGAAAGCGAGGGTAACAAATCGCGCCATgcagacacgcgcatgcaaacCAAGCGTCGCCGCATTCACCTCGGCGCAATCTCGCAGGCACAGAAACAAAATCGACACTGCTTATGCAGACGCTCGTGAAAAGCGTGGAGAGCTTGTTTGAGCCGAGGCTCCCTGTTCGCTTCTTTTTGGTTCTTCCTCCCTCAGCGACGCATGCAAAGCGCCTCCACCAAGGCAGACGAAACCACTCACCGTGAGCGTGTCAGAGTCCTTCAGCTCCTGAGCGCTGGAAGGCGAGTCTCCGGCGGCAGCCCGCAAGAGAATTCTTCGCAAGGCAACACACGCAAATCGATTTAAGTGCGCAAGCACTATTCGACAATAGAGGAAAACGCATCGCAATGCATATTCAGAAAGATACACTCACGCAGAGGTGCGTGCGTGCGCCCTTACAAGGTATATACGCCTGTATATCCGTAGATGTGCTTTTAGATTCTACTCGAGTGCACACGGGAAGATACAATGAGAAAACGTCTAGTGGAAACACACAAATCCATACATTCTTTTAAATACACAggtgcagagacagcaggctGCGTGGGATCTTATGGACTGGTAACACTCTCAGacatattcatatatatatatatatatatatataaatatatatagtaATGTATAGATACACATATGTTTATATGCTAAGCACATGAATGTATACATAAACTCAGAGATATGTAGAAAGACAAGCACACGTGCATACGTGAATCGCCGCGCTGATCTATGTGCCCGCGTACCACCATATAAACAACAGTGAAATGCACATACAGTACGTAGGCAACATTAAACGACTGCACCCTGAATTCCCATTCCGAAACCATAAACTAACTCAAAGTATTGAAGATCGCACCTGCATCGCGGAGTTGTGAGGCTGGTGAGATGGCGTTTGAGTTCTGAGAGAGGCAGTGCAGGGGCGACGGTGAGGAAGCAGTTGAGGAGTTCGCTGACGCTCACGGGAGTCCCGTCGGGGAAAAAGttgaaggcgaggagaaaaagcaTCTGCAGCGTTGTGCAGTCAAAGTCGTGGCGACTGTAGCGCAGATGCCCGCGCACCACCGCTTTGCCCTGAAGCCACGCCCACAAAAATAACTGCAGAACGAGTCAAACTCGCACCAGAGCGCCGCCAGGCagtgggagggggggggggcagggcgAAGCAGGCATTAAAAACCTGGATAACAGACAACTAGGCCACGTATCTCTCGTATCACATTAGACGTAGCTGGCGGCTCAGTACAAACAGCCCGCGGCCCAGAACTGAACAACTCAAATCGAATCAACACAGGCGTTGTAATTCCGAGAAGACTGAAGGCGACTTCGGTTAGGAGATACAGGCAACCAAGTTCTTCACGACTGCAAGGTCgcaccaccccactggaaTGCTAAAGACAGCCGAAAGCGTTGAGTTTCTAGATCAcagaggagagggggggcaGATTCCCCGATGCGCTGAATCGAACTCAACACAGACTCTTCCCGCCTGCTAGctggcttcttctgcgtgtttTCAGCCGCCGCTCTTGCTGTCTTCCCTatctctcgctgtctccatCTCTTTCTTTTTGGCGTTTAGAATTCCCTTTTTCGTTTTGATCGCTTGCCTGCCCGAGGTTCCACTTGAGGACGCGTCCGTTGTGCCGGCTGAGGTAGAAGCTCTCGAAGAGCTTCGCTTCTTTGAGAAGactcgcaggcagcagctgcgtctcggcGACGAGCGAGTGCAAGTCCACAGGCCAGGTGCCCTGGGTGACGACGCGGACGGAGAACTCAAAGTCGCCCGACTGCTCATcgtcgcacgccgccgcgccccctagcgaagagacacacgccgGAGGCGTAGActcaggcagcgccgccaccgcgacTGGAGGCGAGACCGGGACTGCGTCGgagccctcgcggcgcccgagggcCTCGCCGAGATCCCGGAGACACgcgtcgaggcgcgagagcgccggcACCGTGacctctctgcaggcgaacGCGCACGACACACACAGCGAGAAGGCAGATAAGAGGCTGCCGGAAAAGACGCAGCAGCCAAAAAAACCGAAACTCTAAAAATCAACACGCACTCAATCTGcacgcgccgagagcgaggaTTCACGAACGCGGCGACTTGAGGCGCCGGCTGGCGAGCGAGAATACAAAAAAGTGTTTGGCGCAAGatgcgccggaggaggcgtgACTGGCTAGCGGCACGCGAAAACCAGAAATGGAGTACAAGGAAAAGACCCACGCCGAAAATGCTGCTCCCGAGATGAAAAGCTGGAAAACTCACTCGCGTTCAtactcgtcgcgcgcgtgatACTGCCGCATGATGTCGTCAGACGCTTGCATGTCTCGGTACATGCCTTCGAGCTTCGAGGTGTATTGCTGCCCTGaacagaaaaagaggaagacaTTCTTTTTGCCGCTGCTCAGCGCCGTCTCTACGCCCCGAGTTCGGAGGCAGCCGAATCCGGAATCGAGCCGTAGTTTCAGAGGGGACATGCTgcaaaagagaaaaaactgGAAAATGAGGATCTCTCTGCTCGTGCGAGCTCAGCaacagacgcacacgcgcgcgctgcgagagagaaTGTGCGGAGACGCACCGCCGGTTGAGACAAAAGAGTCGGGTAGGGAGGGAGTGTGAACTCAAG is a window encoding:
- a CDS encoding hypothetical protein (encoded by transcript BESB_013730); translated protein: MEPWKQKVPPYLSLHGSNSLRGGKKTYNCNVLVDNWRNDRLDDRNDQRLTSERILHPLHPDVPQGSKYETNYRQSYDYEDWSRRPVHLSKYGILGHDDTGAESWTTESRSEYQSPRRRAAKLMAQGHWCYGKDIYPRMIHGRDDFLFAHPMAIHLSPTHRQEYVHALASRPPHERPPPELLRASAMPDQMPSSSSCADASNPQCAYAPERRGDPQRGASQYSEDYRSARSRPNAAKGEFRGEPRAASRYPGYQATGPDYSDFVGYAGLPPRAKLREF